Proteins encoded within one genomic window of Thermus oshimai DSM 12092:
- a CDS encoding translation initiation factor 2: MRKLFALFLVAGLSLAQSLLVEVRGSLEAVEGRTLAALKAVGLEPDRVLNLGEQVRQVTGPGFPDYRLIVLKPEKGSLEAVSKNPMAAIVLPPTVFITGGGERYTVGTFDGRLLFGMLGVYGGEVERLTWRLEAALGRLGVVKRLPPAMMPDPSSGMMPALFYRVPNAALEDVVLQVEAELAANGLNLLPNVKVGPVTVIMPCKSEWARIMFLTQPAGGFAAPCRFFAMQMGKDVLVGAIEPMLMTIMPGVMGSPAVAMLQEARQVMSSVLETVGGVPYRPGP, translated from the coding sequence ATGAGGAAGCTTTTTGCGCTCTTTTTGGTGGCGGGCCTTTCCCTGGCCCAATCTCTCCTGGTGGAGGTGCGGGGAAGCCTCGAGGCGGTGGAGGGGAGGACCCTGGCCGCCCTCAAGGCGGTGGGCCTGGAGCCCGACCGGGTGCTGAACCTGGGGGAGCAGGTGCGCCAGGTGACGGGGCCCGGCTTCCCCGACTACCGGCTCATCGTCCTCAAGCCGGAAAAGGGGAGCCTCGAGGCGGTGAGCAAGAACCCCATGGCGGCCATCGTCCTGCCCCCCACGGTGTTCATCACCGGAGGGGGGGAGCGGTACACCGTGGGCACCTTTGACGGCCGCCTCCTTTTTGGGATGCTGGGGGTGTACGGGGGCGAGGTGGAGCGGCTCACCTGGCGGCTGGAGGCCGCGCTGGGCCGGCTTGGGGTGGTGAAGCGCCTGCCTCCGGCCATGATGCCCGACCCCTCTAGCGGCATGATGCCCGCCCTTTTCTACCGCGTCCCCAACGCCGCCCTGGAGGACGTGGTCCTCCAGGTGGAGGCGGAACTGGCGGCAAACGGCCTTAACCTCCTCCCCAACGTGAAGGTGGGCCCGGTGACGGTGATCATGCCCTGCAAGAGCGAGTGGGCCCGGATCATGTTCCTCACCCAGCCCGCGGGGGGCTTCGCTGCACCCTGCCGCTTCTTCGCCATGCAGATGGGCAAGGACGTCCTGGTGGGGGCCATCGAGCCCATGCTCATGACCATCATGCCCGGGGTCATGGGCTCCCCTGCGGTGGCCATGCTCCAGGAGGCCCGCCAGGTGATGAGCTCCGTTTTGGAGACCGTGGGCGGGGTGCCCTACCGCCCTGGTCCATAA
- the soxX gene encoding sulfur oxidation c-type cytochrome SoxX → MKRSAVLAIGLLLLGLGFSQLSPFKARLQAAIQSGGPEFAQVMLGQDKAQALCTQYRDKLPPELIPAFLEEQKALIKYPQNGKLMGDWKNGEKVFTDPRRGNCYACHQGVADEVAHGTMGPSLLNYGARGQSEAVVRYTYEKIYNAWAFVPCSLMYRGGVHGLFTPEETADLVAFLLDPESPINRR, encoded by the coding sequence ATGAAGCGAAGTGCGGTTTTGGCCATAGGTCTTTTGCTCCTGGGCCTCGGGTTTTCCCAGTTAAGCCCCTTCAAGGCCCGGCTCCAGGCGGCCATCCAGTCCGGTGGCCCCGAGTTTGCCCAGGTGATGCTGGGCCAGGATAAGGCCCAGGCCCTCTGCACCCAGTACCGGGACAAGCTCCCCCCCGAGCTCATCCCGGCCTTCCTGGAGGAGCAGAAGGCCCTCATCAAGTACCCCCAGAACGGGAAGCTCATGGGGGACTGGAAGAACGGGGAGAAGGTCTTCACCGACCCCAGGCGGGGGAACTGCTACGCCTGCCACCAGGGGGTGGCGGACGAGGTGGCCCACGGCACCATGGGGCCGAGCCTCCTGAACTACGGGGCCAGGGGCCAGTCCGAGGCGGTGGTGCGCTACACCTACGAGAAGATCTACAACGCCTGGGCCTTCGTGCCCTGCTCCCTCATGTACCGGGGCGGGGTGCACGGCCTCTTCACCCCTGAGGAGACCGCGGACCTGGTGGCCTTCCTCTTGGACCCTGAGTCCCCCATCAACCGGAGGTGA
- a CDS encoding rhodanese-like domain-containing protein, whose product MRRRDLLLFLPLLPLARGAEGEGWVQAFGTFIEKVPPASYLVYPTEAADLLLFEPLVLDVRTEEERKKGYIPGSVHIYAGQVPRRLSELPKDKEALILVYCNSGSVSMVVAAFLQAAGYKNAKNIAHGFKGWLDAGLPVEGGS is encoded by the coding sequence ATGCGTAGGCGCGACCTCCTCCTTTTCCTCCCCCTCCTCCCCCTGGCCCGGGGGGCGGAGGGGGAGGGGTGGGTCCAGGCCTTTGGAACCTTCATAGAAAAGGTACCCCCGGCGAGCTACCTGGTCTACCCCACGGAGGCCGCGGACCTCCTCCTCTTTGAGCCCTTGGTCCTGGACGTGCGCACGGAGGAGGAGCGCAAAAAGGGGTACATCCCGGGCTCGGTGCACATCTACGCGGGCCAGGTGCCGAGGCGCCTTTCCGAGCTCCCCAAGGATAAGGAGGCCCTCATCCTGGTCTACTGCAACTCGGGGAGCGTTTCCATGGTGGTGGCCGCCTTCCTACAGGCGGCCGGGTACAAGAACGCGAAGAACATCGCCCATGGGTTCAAGGGCTGGCTGGACGCCGGCCTGCCGGTGGAGGGAGGATCATGA
- the soxA gene encoding sulfur oxidation c-type cytochrome SoxA, with the protein MRKRLVPVLLGLAGLGALFAYTQGQKPLDPFEEAMRQRQMYLETFGVLPGELFVEEGKELFHRKGPSGKTLEACDFGKGPGVLEGVYAILPRYFPDSRKVEDLESRVYTCMQTVQGYKPGEIKREEVQAITTYIASFSSKAKIQVVPKHPEELAMYNLGRELWYTRAGSRDMSCAVCHDQYAGQRVRLSPVRSPKQGLGNEWPAYRFEADKLYTMEDRINFCYESIGIHPPAFYSEPHIALTVYMLAEATKAGKTFEELPFFTR; encoded by the coding sequence GTGAGGAAGCGCCTTGTTCCTGTTCTGTTGGGCTTGGCTGGCCTCGGGGCCCTCTTCGCCTACACCCAAGGGCAGAAGCCCCTGGACCCCTTTGAGGAGGCCATGCGCCAGCGGCAGATGTACCTGGAAACCTTCGGCGTGCTCCCCGGGGAGCTCTTCGTGGAGGAGGGCAAGGAGCTCTTCCACCGCAAAGGGCCTTCCGGGAAGACCCTCGAGGCCTGCGACTTCGGCAAGGGGCCTGGGGTGCTGGAAGGGGTCTACGCCATCCTGCCCAGGTACTTCCCCGATAGCCGCAAGGTGGAGGACCTGGAAAGCCGGGTCTACACCTGCATGCAGACCGTCCAGGGGTATAAGCCAGGGGAGATCAAGCGGGAGGAGGTGCAGGCCATCACCACCTACATCGCTTCCTTCTCCTCCAAGGCCAAGATCCAGGTGGTGCCCAAGCACCCGGAGGAGCTGGCCATGTACAACCTGGGCCGGGAGCTCTGGTATACCCGTGCCGGGAGCCGGGACATGAGCTGCGCGGTCTGCCACGACCAGTACGCCGGCCAGAGGGTGCGCCTCTCCCCGGTGCGGAGCCCCAAGCAGGGCCTGGGGAACGAGTGGCCGGCCTACCGCTTTGAGGCGGACAAGCTCTACACCATGGAGGACCGGATCAACTTCTGCTACGAGTCCATCGGCATCCACCCCCCCGCCTTCTACTCCGAGCCCCACATCGCCCTTACGGTCTACATGCTGGCCGAGGCCACCAAGGCGGGGAAGACCTTTGAGGAGCTCCCCTTCTTCACCCGCTAG